The Bacteroidales bacterium genome segment TTTCGTTATTCATTTTTCCTACTTTTGCACAAATTTACAATCAATTTTAAAAAGAACACTTTTATGGAAATTATTTCAATTGAAGGAATGCAATTTTGTTCGCCAATAGGCTGCTTTGCAGAAGAAAAAATTGTTCACCCGCATTTTATTGTTGACGTGTATATATCGCTAGATGCTTCTATTCCGATGCAAAACGATAAATTAGAATCAACAATAAACTACCAAGAAGTTTATTTGTTGATAAAACACACAATGGAACACCAACATAACTTAATAGAACACGCTTCAAATGAAATAATAAACATTATTTTAAAAAAATACGACAAGGCATTAAGTGTGAAATGTAAAATCAGAAAAACAAACCCTCCTCTTGGAGGTCAAATTGCTGCTGTGGCATTTGAGGCAACAAAAAATAGATAAAATTTCATCTAAAATTTGTAATTGTTCCTCTTACTTTTTTTACGCATCCGGTTTTATCTATTTTTTATCTAATT includes the following:
- the folB gene encoding dihydroneopterin aldolase, which translates into the protein MEIISIEGMQFCSPIGCFAEEKIVHPHFIVDVYISLDASIPMQNDKLESTINYQEVYLLIKHTMEHQHNLIEHASNEIINIILKKYDKALSVKCKIRKTNPPLGGQIAAVAFEATKNR